A region from the Acidobacteriota bacterium genome encodes:
- a CDS encoding S4 domain-containing protein encodes MDAQSMEVRLDKWLQVARVFKTRSQATKACNLSRVRVNGDIAKAHRRLSLEDRIEVQKGDWQQILVVRELRDKPLPKKEAPRLYEDLSPPKPKRDPLQRLLRGVPVHRERGAGRPTKKQRREMERWKNQDPS; translated from the coding sequence ATGGATGCTCAGAGCATGGAAGTGCGGCTCGACAAATGGCTACAGGTGGCGCGGGTGTTCAAGACCCGCAGCCAGGCCACCAAAGCCTGCAACCTCAGCCGGGTGCGGGTCAACGGCGATATCGCCAAAGCCCACCGCCGCCTGTCCCTGGAGGACCGCATCGAGGTCCAGAAAGGGGATTGGCAGCAGATTCTGGTGGTCCGCGAGCTGCGCGACAAACCTCTGCCCAAGAAGGAAGCTCCCCGGCTCTACGAAGATCTGAGTCCGCCCAAACCGAAGCGGGACCCTCTGCAGCGCCTGCTGCGGGGAGTCCCGGTGCACCGGGAGCGCGGCGCCGGCCGGCCGACCAAAAAGCAGCGGCGGGAGATGGAGCGCTGGAAGAATCAGGATCCGAGCTGA
- a CDS encoding TrkA family potassium uptake protein: protein MGKPWQRLLLLVVGLFASLLLATFLYQWGMKELEGEPRSFWRSLEWASETITTTGYGRDAQWTHPGMVIFVSAVQFFGVFLIFL, encoded by the coding sequence ATGGGAAAACCATGGCAACGCCTCTTGCTCCTGGTCGTCGGGTTGTTCGCTTCGTTGTTGCTCGCCACCTTCCTCTACCAGTGGGGGATGAAGGAGTTGGAGGGGGAGCCTCGGTCTTTTTGGCGGAGCCTCGAATGGGCGTCGGAGACCATCACCACCACCGGTTACGGCCGCGACGCCCAGTGGACCCACCCCGGGATGGTGATCTTCGTTTCGGCGGTGCAATTCTTCGGCGTCTTCCTGATCTTCTTG